The Papaver somniferum cultivar HN1 chromosome 3, ASM357369v1, whole genome shotgun sequence genome includes a region encoding these proteins:
- the LOC113360291 gene encoding putative F-box protein At1g58310, giving the protein METKKSRFSLDEDRISALPDALIHRIFSFLDIKYVVQTCILSRRWRYLWVSLSTLTIVDIPFIQSGDTYFVTFNRFMNFVDRLLLLRDSSDIQTLDLAWFTAKHHLDVLGKYDITDRMNTWIMAAVKHNIQELLLFIIAYEIFKLPDCFFACKSLIKFVFCGAGMQHSGLVLPNTMHFPRLKYLAFSDVSLAVSDENTLISKLFTNCPVLESLLLTDCSIHLDFSSLSLKHFQLDNYDTSGPTDTTVKLRAPNLISIVCKDYMSQDYSLENLSSLVTAHIGMRVKYADEDPTP; this is encoded by the coding sequence AtggaaacaaaaaaatcaagGTTTTCACTGGATGAAGACAGAATCAGTGCATTACCTGATGCGTTAATTCATCGCATCTTTTCTTTCCTTGACATAAAATATGTTGTACAGACCTGTATTCTGTCGAGAAGATGGAGGTATCTTTGGGTTTCTCTATCTACTTTAACTATAGTGGACATCCCGTTCATCCAATCTGGAGACACATATTTTGTCACCTTCAATAGATTTATGAATTTTGTGGATAGGTTACTGCTTCTGCGTGACAGTTCAGATATCCAAACCTTAGATCTTGCATGGTTTACCGCTAAACACCATCTTGATGTACTTGGCAAGTATGACATAACAGATCGTATGAATACGTGGATCATGGCTGCGGTTAAGCATAATATTCAAGAGCTTCTTCTTTTTATCATTGCATATGAGATATTTAAGTTGCCTGACTGTTTCTTCGCCTGTAAGTCGTTGATAAAGTTTGTGTTTTGTGGCGCTGGTATGCAACACAGTGGCCTTGTTTTGCCTAATACGATGCATTTCCCTCGGCTCAAATATCTAGCATTTTCGGACGTCTCACTTGCAGTTTCCGATGAAAACACTTTGATCAGTAAGCTTTTCACAAACTGTCCAGTTTTGGAGTCTTTGCTGCTAACAGACTGCAGTATACATTTAGATTTTTCTTCTCTTAGTCTTAAACACTTTCAATTGGACAATTATGACACCTCTGGGCCTACTGATACCACAGTCAAGCTACGTGCTCCAAATCTTATATCCATTGTCTGCAAAGATTATATGTCACAGGATTATTCTCTAGAGAACCTTTCTTCTCTGGTCACCGCTCATATTGGAATGAGAGTGAAATATGCTGATGAGGATCCTACACCGTAA